The genomic segment CCGCATCGAAGAGCGCATCGGCGAGATCGAGCGTGATCTCCAGCGTGCGGCCCGCGCCGACCGAGGCGCCGGTGATCCCGTTGACCTCGGCGACATTGCCGCCCGTGGCCCGATACCAACCCACAAGGTGCTGATAATACTTGGATTTGCCGCCCGCCATCCAGAGCGAGCCGACATATTGGCCCTGCGCATCGGTGACGTAATAGGCCAGATAGGCGCCGTCGCCGCCATAGTTCGAGAGCGTGGTGGTGAAGGTCACCGGCGTGGCCATCGCGAGCGCAGGCAGCGTCATCGCGGTGGTGGCGCCGAGCGCAACAAGAAGCGGTTTCATGGGTGTCTCTCTTTCTCTGAGCTTACTTGGTGACCACGGCCGGCGCGCCGCCCGGCACGAAGAGCCCGTTTTTCGGCGGCGCAACC from the Rhodobacter xanthinilyticus genome contains:
- a CDS encoding DUF2271 domain-containing protein; this encodes MKPLLVALGATTAMTLPALAMATPVTFTTTLSNYGGDGAYLAYYVTDAQGQYVGSLWMAGGKSKYYQHLVGWYRATGGNVAEVNGITGASVGAGRTLEITLDLADALFDAGYTLHIDSSVEKMSDVPSEITVPLTRAGAGQAVAGSRYIASFSYGL